A window from Gallus gallus isolate bGalGal1 chromosome 7, bGalGal1.mat.broiler.GRCg7b, whole genome shotgun sequence encodes these proteins:
- the CNOT9 gene encoding CCR4-NOT transcription complex subunit 9: MHSLATAAPVPTALAQVDREKIYQWINELSSPETRENALLELSKKRESVPDLAPMLWHSFGTIAALLQEIVNIYPSINPPTLTAHQSNRVCNALALLQCVASHPETRSAFLAAHIPLFLYPFLHTVSKTRPFEYLRLTSLGVIGALVKTDEQEVINFLLTTEIIPLCLRIMESGSELSKTVATFILQKILLDDTGLAYICQTYERFSHVAMILGKMVLQLSKEPSARLLKHVVRCYLRLSDNPRAREALRQCLPDQLKDTTFAQVLKDDTTTKRWLAQLVKNLQEGQVTDPRGIPLPPQ; the protein is encoded by the exons ATGCACAGCCTGGCCACGGCCGCG CCTGTGCCTACAGCACTGGCTCAGGTGGACCGTGAGAAGATCTACCAGTGGATCAATGAGCTGTCCAGCCCTGAGACGAGGGAGAAtgcactgctggagctgagcaAGAAGCGTGAGTCTGTGCCTGACCTTGCCCCCATGCTGTGGCACTCGTTTGGCACGATTGCAGCACTCCTTCAG GAAATTGTAAATATTTATCCATCAATCAATCCTCCAACCTTGACTGCCCATCAGTCCAACAGAGTCTGCAATGCTTTAGCTCTGTTGCAGTGTGTTGCATCTCATCCTGAAACAAG GTCAGCGTTTTTGGCAGCTCACATCCCTCTCTTCCTGTACCCCTTCTTGCACACAGTTAGCAAGACACGTCCATTTGAGTACCTGCGGCTCACAAGCCTCGGAGTGATTG GAGCCTTGGTGAAAACTGATGAGCAAGAAGTGATAAACTTCTTACTGACAACAGAAATTATCCCCCTGTGCTTACGCATTATGGAGTCTGGCAGTGAACTCTCCAAGACG GTTGCTACAtttattcttcagaaaatcCTTCTGGATGACACAGGGCTGGCGTACATCTGTCAAACCTATGAGCGGTTTTCCCATGTTGCCATGATACTG GGTAAAATGgtcctgcagctctccaaggAGCCGTCGGCACGGCTGCTCAAACACGTCGTCCGCTGTTACCTTCGTCTTTCTGATAACCCCAG GGCACGTGAAGCTCTCAGGCAGTGCCTTCCTGACCAACTGAAGGACACCACCTTCGCCCAGGTCCTGAAGGATGACACCACCACAAAGCGCTGGCTGGCTCAGCTCGTCAAGAACCTGCAGGAGGGTCAGGTCACTGACCCACGGGGCATCCCCCTTCCTCCGCAATGA
- the CNOT9 gene encoding CCR4-NOT transcription complex subunit 9 isoform X1 — translation MHSLATAAPVPTALAQVDREKIYQWINELSSPETRENALLELSKKRESVPDLAPMLWHSFGTIAALLQEIVNIYPSINPPTLTAHQSNRVCNALALLQCVASHPETRSAFLAAHIPLFLYPFLHTVSKTRPFEYLRLTSLGVIGALVKTDEQEVINFLLTTEIIPLCLRIMESGSELSKTVATFILQKILLDDTGLAYICQTYERFSHVAMILGKMVLQLSKEPSARLLKHVVRCYLRLSDNPRCRAREALRQCLPDQLKDTTFAQVLKDDTTTKRWLAQLVKNLQEGQVTDPRGIPLPPQ, via the exons ATGCACAGCCTGGCCACGGCCGCG CCTGTGCCTACAGCACTGGCTCAGGTGGACCGTGAGAAGATCTACCAGTGGATCAATGAGCTGTCCAGCCCTGAGACGAGGGAGAAtgcactgctggagctgagcaAGAAGCGTGAGTCTGTGCCTGACCTTGCCCCCATGCTGTGGCACTCGTTTGGCACGATTGCAGCACTCCTTCAG GAAATTGTAAATATTTATCCATCAATCAATCCTCCAACCTTGACTGCCCATCAGTCCAACAGAGTCTGCAATGCTTTAGCTCTGTTGCAGTGTGTTGCATCTCATCCTGAAACAAG GTCAGCGTTTTTGGCAGCTCACATCCCTCTCTTCCTGTACCCCTTCTTGCACACAGTTAGCAAGACACGTCCATTTGAGTACCTGCGGCTCACAAGCCTCGGAGTGATTG GAGCCTTGGTGAAAACTGATGAGCAAGAAGTGATAAACTTCTTACTGACAACAGAAATTATCCCCCTGTGCTTACGCATTATGGAGTCTGGCAGTGAACTCTCCAAGACG GTTGCTACAtttattcttcagaaaatcCTTCTGGATGACACAGGGCTGGCGTACATCTGTCAAACCTATGAGCGGTTTTCCCATGTTGCCATGATACTG GGTAAAATGgtcctgcagctctccaaggAGCCGTCGGCACGGCTGCTCAAACACGTCGTCCGCTGTTACCTTCGTCTTTCTGATAACCCCAG ATGTAGGGCACGTGAAGCTCTCAGGCAGTGCCTTCCTGACCAACTGAAGGACACCACCTTCGCCCAGGTCCTGAAGGATGACACCACCACAAAGCGCTGGCTGGCTCAGCTCGTCAAGAACCTGCAGGAGGGTCAGGTCACTGACCCACGGGGCATCCCCCTTCCTCCGCAATGA